Proteins found in one Clostridium kluyveri DSM 555 genomic segment:
- a CDS encoding phosphatase PAP2 family protein, whose protein sequence is MKRLRNFTKTHRHFYWVLMLIPILIWFKYLEATLVPEYMVYSPLDDLIPMVPALIVPYLLWFPYIAYGVIYTGIYSKRDFYRLIIFLAGGMSTAYIIYMIFPNGQELRPAVLGNDPFSFMVRLIYETDTPTNICPSVHVINSIAVHSALCHSKAFERVKYGKQKSGILMVLICLSTVMIKQHSIVDVAGGTMIGVLFNMLLYHVIEPKEKRKEYSLSHCAEEDYQEYGDRYF, encoded by the coding sequence TTGAAACGATTAAGGAACTTTACAAAAACTCATAGGCATTTCTATTGGGTACTTATGTTGATACCGATTTTAATCTGGTTTAAATATTTGGAGGCAACTTTAGTACCGGAGTATATGGTATATAGTCCGCTGGATGATCTTATTCCTATGGTACCTGCATTGATTGTCCCCTATTTGCTGTGGTTTCCCTATATAGCTTATGGTGTTATTTATACCGGAATTTATTCTAAAAGGGACTTTTATCGGCTGATTATCTTTTTAGCAGGGGGAATGAGTACTGCTTATATTATCTATATGATTTTCCCAAATGGTCAGGAGTTAAGGCCTGCTGTTCTAGGAAATGATCCCTTTTCTTTTATGGTAAGGCTTATTTATGAAACGGATACTCCAACCAATATATGCCCAAGTGTTCATGTAATCAACTCCATTGCAGTACATTCAGCCTTATGTCACTCAAAGGCATTTGAGAGGGTGAAATACGGAAAACAAAAATCGGGTATATTAATGGTGTTGATCTGTCTGTCAACAGTTATGATTAAGCAGCATTCCATAGTAGATGTGGCTGGAGGGACTATGATAGGTGTACTCTTTAATATGCTGCTCTATCATGTAATTGAACCTAAGGAGAAAAGGAAAGAATACTCCTTATCCCATTGTGCAGAGGAGGATTATCAGGAATATGGAGATAGATATTTTTAA
- a CDS encoding FMN-binding protein: MKKQRKRKIGWVIFLAIIAVLGVVGAVGWWYVSKEYNEAKNLSLDAVNFSKLNDGTYIGEYEGGMYKWRANKVQVTVSSGKVTDIKILEHKENQKPEFTGELYNRVIKAQSLHVDVISGATLTSKAYLKPVENALIKAQKK; the protein is encoded by the coding sequence ATGAAAAAACAGAGGAAAAGAAAAATTGGATGGGTTATTTTTCTTGCAATTATTGCTGTATTAGGAGTAGTAGGAGCAGTAGGATGGTGGTATGTATCAAAAGAATATAATGAAGCTAAAAATCTTTCTCTTGACGCTGTAAATTTCAGCAAGTTGAACGACGGTACTTATATTGGGGAGTATGAAGGTGGAATGTACAAATGGAGAGCCAATAAAGTACAGGTTACTGTGTCTTCGGGCAAGGTTACTGATATTAAAATACTAGAGCATAAAGAAAATCAAAAGCCGGAATTTACAGGCGAGCTATATAATAGAGTAATAAAAGCCCAGTCGCTGCATGTAGATGTCATTAGTGGAGCTACTCTTACTTCAAAAGCCTATTTGAAGCCTGTGGAAAACGCTCTCATTAAAGCACAGAAAAAATAG
- a CDS encoding nitrogenase component 1, with amino-acid sequence METSLREFYKNSYLYDRVPYIHKFTPSGKVAGAIFAISTIENAIPILHGSSGCGFHYRYVCRRSWKPAYNLKCTGLKETDIIMGGSEKLKEAIIKTAKKYNPSLIGIIPASSVDMIGDDIEGVIRELQPQITCKLLFVKSKKISHADKRGNARKSFCENNTDKKKIHDGNLKSCGFSEAMEVMVENVMKPQEVDNRLINICGFYWGIHEDAMVSGIKKELEKMGIKINAFIPNCSVEELETAPRAALNIITSRVKWVIKMKELYGTEFMIVKNEDYGYGGLNGIEEFYIDIAKKIGTYERLGRYLNERKVHIQERLEKKLLKMSKYTCAIYCEDFRDIYKLIYFYGCVLKLKIKYIVVTVEQNGYMSLFSEDTLFEMAKENILEGLNELDYEVNWKINFDIEKIITFEENADLCIGDTHIQNSKHINPPSFIPLDFNNYEKFILHYIDMINRTVFREDKSLLLDNYSSVNVNEEVSKKMWDILWLQRGGKMR; translated from the coding sequence ATGGAGACAAGTTTAAGAGAGTTTTATAAAAATAGTTATCTATATGATAGAGTTCCATATATCCATAAGTTTACACCAAGTGGAAAGGTCGCTGGAGCAATATTTGCAATTTCAACAATTGAAAATGCCATTCCTATTTTACATGGTTCTAGCGGATGTGGATTTCATTACAGATATGTTTGCAGAAGAAGCTGGAAGCCAGCATATAACCTAAAATGTACGGGTTTAAAGGAAACAGATATTATAATGGGGGGAAGCGAAAAATTAAAGGAAGCAATTATTAAAACGGCGAAAAAATATAATCCATCATTAATTGGCATTATTCCCGCGTCCTCTGTTGATATGATTGGGGATGATATAGAAGGAGTTATTAGAGAGTTACAGCCTCAAATTACTTGTAAGCTATTATTTGTTAAATCAAAAAAGATTTCACATGCTGATAAGAGAGGTAATGCAAGAAAAAGTTTTTGTGAAAATAACACTGATAAGAAAAAAATTCATGATGGTAATTTAAAAAGTTGTGGGTTTTCAGAAGCTATGGAGGTAATGGTTGAAAATGTAATGAAACCTCAAGAAGTAGACAATAGGCTTATAAACATATGCGGCTTTTACTGGGGAATTCATGAAGATGCCATGGTAAGTGGTATAAAAAAAGAATTGGAGAAGATGGGAATAAAAATAAATGCGTTTATACCAAATTGTTCTGTTGAAGAACTAGAAACAGCACCTAGAGCAGCACTTAATATAATAACAAGCCGTGTTAAATGGGTAATAAAAATGAAAGAATTATATGGAACGGAATTTATGATAGTCAAAAACGAAGATTATGGCTATGGAGGTCTAAATGGAATTGAAGAATTTTATATAGATATAGCTAAGAAAATTGGAACTTATGAGAGATTAGGCAGGTACTTAAATGAGCGGAAAGTTCATATTCAGGAGAGGCTAGAAAAAAAATTGCTTAAGATGAGTAAATACACTTGTGCTATATATTGTGAAGATTTTAGAGATATATATAAATTAATTTATTTTTATGGCTGCGTATTAAAACTAAAAATAAAATATATAGTTGTTACAGTTGAACAAAATGGGTATATGAGTTTATTTTCTGAAGATACATTGTTTGAGATGGCAAAAGAAAATATACTAGAAGGTTTAAATGAATTAGATTATGAGGTTAATTGGAAAATTAATTTTGATATAGAAAAAATCATTACATTTGAGGAAAATGCAGATTTATGCATAGGGGATACACATATTCAAAATTCTAAACATATCAATCCACCATCCTTTATACCATTAGATTTTAATAATTATGAAAAATTCATACTTCATTATATAGATATGATCAATAGAACTGTATTTCGTGAGGATAAGAGCTTACTTTTAGATAATTATAGTAGTGTTAATGTCAATGAGGAGGTAAGCAAAAAAATGTGGGATATTCTCTGGCTGCAGAGAGGGGGGAAAATGAGATGA
- a CDS encoding DegV family protein: MINNKRLNINEAEKDKGEPYMNIKITSDSTCDLSTDILQLYNISLLPLHIEKGGKIFQDGIDIYPDDIFYHVSNGGTISTTSAVNPLEYKSFFEQFVNKYDAVIHINIGSGFSSCYQNACIAAQEFENVFVVDSMNLSTGQGHVVVEAAIKAAEDYPIDCILECLAYMIPKIRASFLLDRLDYMAKGGRCSAVMALGANLLKFKPCIEVENGKMRVGKKYRGTLKRCLMQYIDDKLENSNKIVPQRAFITHTTINSEIADAVKDAVSKKAIFDKVYETNAGCTISSHCGQNTLGVLFIEK, encoded by the coding sequence ATGATAAATAACAAGAGATTAAATATAAATGAAGCAGAAAAAGATAAAGGAGAACCATACATGAATATCAAAATTACATCTGACAGCACTTGCGATCTGTCAACGGACATACTTCAACTATATAACATCAGCCTACTTCCGCTGCATATAGAAAAGGGAGGAAAAATATTTCAAGATGGTATTGATATTTATCCTGATGATATTTTTTATCATGTAAGTAATGGAGGAACGATTAGCACCACTTCGGCGGTTAATCCTCTTGAATATAAATCGTTTTTTGAGCAGTTTGTAAATAAGTATGATGCAGTAATCCATATAAACATCGGCAGCGGATTTTCAAGTTGTTACCAGAATGCCTGTATAGCGGCACAAGAATTTGAAAATGTTTTTGTTGTAGACTCTATGAATCTGTCAACAGGTCAAGGTCATGTTGTTGTTGAAGCGGCAATAAAAGCTGCCGAAGATTATCCTATCGACTGTATATTGGAATGTCTGGCTTACATGATTCCAAAGATTCGCGCAAGCTTTCTGCTGGATCGTCTGGATTACATGGCAAAAGGCGGCCGATGCTCAGCTGTTATGGCATTGGGTGCCAATCTATTGAAGTTTAAGCCCTGTATTGAAGTGGAAAATGGGAAAATGCGAGTTGGAAAAAAATACCGTGGTACGTTAAAAAGGTGTCTGATGCAATATATTGATGATAAACTGGAAAATTCAAATAAAATTGTCCCCCAAAGGGCTTTTATTACGCATACAACCATAAATTCAGAAATAGCAGATGCTGTTAAAGATGCTGTCAGTAAAAAGGCAATTTTTGATAAGGTATATGAAACAAATGCAGGATGTACTATTTCAAGTCATTGTGGACAGAATACATTAGGCGTCTTGTTCATTGAAAAATAA
- a CDS encoding TetR/AcrR family transcriptional regulator, with translation MIDKKADILKCGRDLFGSKGFKDTSIAEITKMAGMATGTFYNYYPSKDKLFMEIYLEENLKLKRNIMESVNLEASPIDVMKKIMFLNLKGMTSNPILKEWYNRDVFSKIEQSFREENGFDCVAFLYDNFIEIVKKWQIEGKMRNDIDAEMIMAIFSALVNIETHKEEIGLRYFPQVLEYLAEFTMKGLMDCSGKE, from the coding sequence ATGATTGATAAAAAAGCGGATATATTAAAGTGTGGGAGGGATTTGTTCGGTTCCAAAGGTTTTAAAGATACAAGTATTGCTGAAATAACAAAAATGGCTGGTATGGCTACGGGTACTTTTTATAATTATTATCCTTCAAAAGATAAGCTGTTTATGGAGATTTATTTGGAAGAAAACTTGAAATTGAAAAGGAACATAATGGAATCTGTTAATTTAGAAGCTAGCCCCATAGATGTTATGAAGAAAATCATGTTTCTGAATCTCAAGGGAATGACATCAAATCCCATCTTAAAAGAATGGTATAACAGAGATGTTTTTAGTAAAATAGAACAAAGTTTTCGTGAGGAAAACGGATTTGATTGTGTTGCTTTTTTATATGACAATTTCATTGAAATAGTAAAGAAGTGGCAAATTGAAGGAAAAATGAGAAATGACATAGATGCTGAGATGATTATGGCGATTTTTTCTGCCTTAGTTAATATAGAAACACACAAGGAAGAGATTGGACTTAGATATTTCCCACAAGTTTTAGAATACTTAGCGGAATTTACAATGAAAGGCTTGATGGATTGCTCTGGAAAAGAATAA
- a CDS encoding FCD domain-containing protein, with protein sequence MFKSSESRNIVKKQHEDIVKAIEVHDASEASAAMRKHLEYTNDFISKSMKSVLKHTSQ encoded by the coding sequence ATGTTTAAAAGTTCGGAGAGCAGAAATATTGTTAAGAAGCAGCATGAAGATATTGTTAAAGCAATTGAAGTTCATGATGCTTCTGAAGCCTCTGCAGCAATGCGAAAACATCTTGAATATACAAATGATTTTATAAGTAAATCTATGAAATCTGTATTGAAACATACATCTCAATAG
- a CDS encoding bifunctional helix-turn-helix transcriptional regulator/GNAT family N-acetyltransferase, giving the protein MNEVEIVRKELRLIIRELGLLNHNCLNSELTLAQAHILSYLKRNGIVAFNELVIQLGIDKASLSRILNNLAVKDFIKIEKSHTDKRMKYISMLPLGMKAIINGDYESNKFINQILHFGYEDGNNGIAKAFKEFHLLALKNNLIKDNRRIKIEKVSSNYMDDAIRLAIEVFTYEQNIPEKLIPIDKGLNPIWWCAKVGEDIIGVLAGWVESNQWHLGRFAVNRKLRSLGIGKKMIIFSLNEIFNLDVEKVFIEARDITIRILEQFDCEVTGEPIDFYGEPVTPVTIKKYDFINKIKL; this is encoded by the coding sequence TTGAATGAAGTTGAAATAGTAAGGAAAGAACTGCGACTAATTATAAGAGAATTAGGTTTACTTAATCATAATTGTCTAAATTCTGAATTAACATTAGCTCAAGCACATATACTAAGTTACCTTAAACGAAATGGAATTGTTGCTTTTAATGAATTAGTAATTCAGTTAGGAATTGATAAGGCCTCGTTAAGCAGAATTCTTAATAACTTAGCAGTTAAAGATTTTATTAAAATAGAGAAATCTCATACTGACAAAAGAATGAAATATATTAGTATGCTACCATTAGGTATGAAAGCCATAATAAATGGAGATTATGAGTCTAATAAGTTTATTAATCAAATCCTGCATTTTGGATATGAGGATGGCAATAATGGCATTGCAAAAGCATTTAAAGAATTTCATCTTCTTGCATTAAAAAATAATCTCATAAAAGATAATCGTCGAATAAAAATAGAGAAAGTCTCGTCAAATTATATGGATGATGCAATTAGGTTAGCAATAGAAGTATTTACTTATGAGCAAAATATTCCTGAAAAATTAATACCTATAGATAAAGGGTTAAATCCGATTTGGTGGTGTGCAAAAGTAGGAGAAGATATCATAGGAGTGTTGGCCGGTTGGGTTGAAAGTAATCAATGGCATTTGGGGAGATTTGCAGTTAATAGAAAGTTACGGAGCTTAGGAATAGGTAAAAAAATGATTATATTTTCACTAAATGAAATTTTTAATCTTGATGTAGAGAAGGTTTTTATTGAAGCTAGAGATATAACTATAAGAATATTAGAACAATTTGATTGTGAAGTAACAGGAGAGCCAATAGATTTTTACGGTGAACCAGTTACACCCGTTACAATAAAAAAGTATGATTTCATAAATAAAATAAAATTGTAA
- the mef(A) gene encoding macrolide efflux MFS transporter Mef(A) — protein MTKENSNWKQKFFTIWTGQAVSLITSAILQMTIIFYLTEKTQSAVVLSMASLIGFLPYAVFGPAIGVLVDRYDRKMIMICADLIIASAGGVLAVIAIYMELPVWIVMVVLFIRSVGTAFHSPALSAVTPLLVPEEELTKCAGYSQSLQSISYILSPAAAAFLYSVWELNAIIAIDVVGAVIACIAVALVHIPKVNIEQESLKRNFIGEMKQGLFVLKENKGLFTLLLIGTLYMLVYMPINALYPLISMEHFGGTPMHISITEIAYASGMLTGGLLLGLFGGYKKRITLITASIFMMGVSLTISGLLPSNEFIFFVLCCGIMGLSVPFYSGVQTALFQEKIKPEYLGRVFSLTGSVISLAMPFGLILSGAFADRIGVSHWFLLSGILIIGISVLCPLVPAIRKLEQK, from the coding sequence ATGACAAAAGAAAATTCAAATTGGAAACAAAAATTTTTTACTATATGGACAGGACAGGCAGTTTCACTTATTACTAGTGCTATTCTGCAGATGACGATTATCTTTTACCTTACGGAAAAAACTCAATCTGCAGTGGTGTTGTCAATGGCTTCATTAATTGGTTTTCTGCCATATGCGGTTTTTGGACCTGCCATTGGTGTATTGGTTGACCGTTATGATCGAAAGATGATTATGATTTGTGCTGATTTAATTATTGCTTCGGCTGGTGGGGTATTAGCTGTTATTGCAATATACATGGAACTGCCAGTCTGGATAGTTATGGTAGTCTTGTTCATTCGTAGTGTTGGAACAGCTTTCCATTCTCCTGCACTAAGTGCGGTAACTCCTCTTTTAGTGCCAGAAGAAGAATTAACTAAATGTGCTGGTTACAGTCAATCTTTGCAGTCCATAAGCTACATTCTTAGTCCAGCTGCTGCGGCTTTTTTATATTCTGTTTGGGAACTAAATGCAATCATAGCCATAGATGTGGTAGGTGCTGTGATTGCGTGTATTGCGGTGGCACTTGTTCACATTCCCAAGGTTAATATAGAGCAAGAGAGTTTAAAGCGAAATTTTATTGGAGAGATGAAACAAGGGCTTTTTGTATTGAAAGAAAATAAAGGATTATTTACCTTGTTATTGATAGGAACACTATATATGTTAGTTTATATGCCAATCAATGCACTTTACCCACTAATCAGCATGGAACACTTTGGTGGAACACCGATGCATATCTCTATTACAGAGATAGCCTATGCCTCTGGAATGCTCACAGGAGGTTTGTTATTAGGACTGTTTGGTGGCTATAAAAAGCGAATCACCTTAATAACAGCGTCTATTTTTATGATGGGAGTTAGTTTGACTATTTCAGGGTTACTTCCTTCAAATGAATTCATCTTTTTTGTTTTGTGTTGTGGAATTATGGGACTTTCAGTTCCATTTTACAGCGGCGTTCAAACAGCCCTTTTTCAGGAGAAAATTAAACCTGAATATTTGGGACGTGTATTTTCTCTAACAGGGAGCGTCATATCTCTAGCTATGCCTTTTGGTTTAATTCTTTCAGGAGCATTTGCCGACAGAATCGGCGTGAGCCATTGGTTCTTGCTGTCCGGCATTTTAATCATTGGAATTTCGGTACTTTGTCCACTGGTTCCAGCTATCAGAAAACTGGAACAGAAATAA
- a CDS encoding flavodoxin family protein, producing the protein MKVAVVSYSLTGNNEALANSIAEELVVEHMKIKETKSRTINSIVLDMIFNRTPQVQPTPDKLENYDLILFFAPIWMGQVATPLRAYLKHLKTNPCKYAFISISGGADGANPKLAGELKKRVGKEPDALMDLHIADLLTSDPKPTRKDTSAYRINNGDIRKLTDIIIKTVREMIQN; encoded by the coding sequence ATGAAAGTGGCAGTTGTTTCCTATTCATTAACTGGTAACAACGAAGCTTTAGCCAACAGTATAGCAGAAGAACTTGTGGTGGAGCACATGAAAATTAAAGAAACTAAATCTAGGACTATTAATTCAATTGTTCTGGACATGATTTTTAACAGAACACCACAGGTACAACCAACACCTGATAAATTAGAAAATTATGATTTGATTCTCTTTTTTGCACCAATTTGGATGGGACAAGTGGCTACACCACTCCGTGCTTACTTAAAGCACCTTAAAACAAATCCCTGTAAATATGCTTTTATTTCAATAAGTGGTGGGGCCGATGGTGCAAATCCAAAACTAGCAGGTGAATTGAAAAAAAGAGTGGGAAAGGAACCTGACGCACTTATGGATTTGCATATCGCTGATCTATTGACTTCGGACCCGAAGCCAACTCGAAAAGATACATCAGCTTATCGAATAAATAACGGAGATATTAGAAAATTAACTGATATAATTATAAAAACTGTAAGAGAAATGATTCAGAACTAG
- a CDS encoding NusG domain II-containing protein — MKSLTKLNKVFYGIFIFIIIISVFSIYVMNYTEKNTGNKEKIIVKVQGKIVKDLPLNKDNKSKVYKFNFNNNYGYIETKNGKVRMLEMDRKICPKEVCSDTGWISKKYQIIVCMPNKITVNIDSNKEDTLDAISS, encoded by the coding sequence ATGAAATCATTAACCAAATTGAACAAGGTTTTTTATGGAATATTCATATTTATAATCATAATATCAGTATTCTCTATATATGTGATGAACTATACTGAAAAAAATACAGGTAATAAAGAGAAAATAATTGTTAAGGTACAAGGGAAAATAGTTAAAGACTTGCCTCTTAATAAAGATAATAAGAGTAAAGTTTATAAGTTTAATTTTAATAATAACTATGGGTATATAGAAACGAAGAATGGAAAAGTAAGAATGTTAGAAATGGATAGAAAAATATGTCCGAAAGAGGTTTGTTCTGATACCGGGTGGATAAGTAAGAAGTATCAAATTATAGTCTGTATGCCAAATAAAATTACAGTCAACATTGATTCAAATAAAGAGGATACATTGGATGCGATTTCGTCATAA
- a CDS encoding MGDG synthase family glycosyltransferase, whose protein sequence is MGIKVFTINVVCSWIIKKKLLQLLKEIKPDIIISVHAVFTGSVTRILEKNHMEIPVISFVADLDNVSNLWADSRAKYILCPTKEAEDKMKSLGISSERLRIVVFPVREEFCSNIPDIDIEAKDSANGSISVLFISGSQGSRQVLKMAKKLLENGKCNVTIIAGKNEVIRKQLKKELAEYSEEHVSIIGFTKEIKKYMTKADILILRASPNVLYEFNQKKIVYLKNNMLRFRNPKAAYNIAAFIIQQCNQQIEEYLNTKEIKSNSVIHDTISQ, encoded by the coding sequence ATGGGCATAAAAGTATTTACTATTAATGTAGTGTGTTCATGGATCATTAAAAAGAAGCTGCTTCAATTGCTGAAGGAGATAAAGCCTGACATTATCATTTCAGTTCATGCGGTTTTTACCGGTTCTGTAACAAGAATTTTAGAAAAAAACCACATGGAAATTCCCGTTATTTCATTTGTTGCAGATCTTGACAATGTTTCGAATTTATGGGCGGACTCAAGGGCAAAGTATATACTTTGCCCTACTAAGGAAGCAGAAGACAAAATGAAATCATTGGGAATATCTTCAGAAAGATTAAGGATAGTAGTCTTTCCGGTAAGGGAAGAATTTTGCAGTAATATACCGGATATTGATATAGAAGCAAAAGATTCGGCTAATGGCAGTATATCTGTGCTTTTTATAAGTGGAAGCCAAGGGTCCAGGCAAGTACTTAAAATGGCTAAGAAACTTCTGGAAAATGGTAAGTGCAATGTTACGATTATTGCCGGAAAGAATGAGGTTATTAGAAAACAATTGAAAAAAGAATTGGCAGAATATTCAGAGGAGCATGTCAGCATAATTGGTTTCACGAAAGAAATAAAAAAATATATGACAAAAGCCGATATTCTTATATTACGAGCTAGCCCGAATGTTTTATATGAATTTAATCAAAAAAAGATAGTATATCTTAAGAATAATATGCTTCGCTTTCGAAATCCCAAAGCAGCATATAATATAGCGGCATTTATAATTCAGCAATGTAATCAGCAAATTGAGGAATATCTAAATACAAAGGAAATAAAATCAAATTCAGTAATTCATGATACAATTTCTCAATAA